Below is a genomic region from Azospirillum sp. B510.
AAGCCGGTGAAGGTCGGCGACCGCTTGTCCAACCAGGTGGAGATCCGCAGCGGCCTGACCCCCGGCGACCGCGTGGTCGTGTCGGGCCAGCTGAAACTGAGCAACGGCGCCGCCATCGTGCCGGCGGAAAGCAATCCGCTGACCCCGCCGCAGACCCTGCCGAAGAACTGAGGCCGACGCCATGGGCAGTTTCACCGACATCTTCATCCGCCGGCCCATCCTGTCCGTCGTGGTCAGCCTGCTGATCCTGCTGGTGGGGGCGCGGGCGATGCTGGAACTGCCGATCCGGCAGTATCCCCAGCTTCAGAACACCGTCATCACCGTCACCACCAGCTATCCCGGCGCCTCGCCGGAACTGATGCAGGGCTTCATCGCGACGCCGATCGAACAGGCGGTGGCGACGGCGGAGGGTCTCGACTACCTGACCTCCTCCTCGACCCAGGGGCAAAGCGTCGTCACCGCCTATGTCCGGCTGAACTTCGACCCCAACGTCGCGATGACCGACGTGATGGCGAAGGTGCAGCAGGTCAAATACCAGCTGCCGCGCGAGGCCAACGACCCGATCATCCTGAAATCGACCGGCGAGACGACCTCGATCCTCTATATGGGCTTCTCCAGCCCCGACCTGCCGGAAGCGGCGATCTCCGACTATCTGACGCGCGTGGTGCAGCCGGTGCTGTCCACGGTGAACGGCGTGGCCCAGGCCAAGATCCTCGGCGGCCAGACCTTCGCCATGCGGCTGTGGCTGGATCCGGTGAAGATGGCGGCGCGCGGCATCTCGCCCGCCGACGTGTCGGCGGCGATCTCCAGCAACAATTTCCAGTCGGCCCCCGGCCAGACCAAGGGCGTCTTCGTCATCACCAACGTCACCACCAACACCGGGCTGACCGATGTCGAGCAGTTCCGCGACATGGTGGTGAAGGCCAAGGACGGGGCGCTGGTGCGCATGCGCGACATCGCCACCGTCGAACTCAGCTCCAAGAGCTTCGACGCCAGCGTCGCGATGAACGGCCAGCAGGCGGTCTTCATCGGCGTCGATTCGACCCCCACCGGCAACCCGCTGAACATCGTCGAAGACATCCGCAAGATGGAGCCGGACCTGCGGCGCAACCTGCCGCCCGGCATGAAGATGGAGATCGTCTATGACAGCACCCGCTTCATCCAGGCCTCCATCGACGAGGTGGTGAAGACGCTGGTCGAGGCGGTCGCCATCGTCATCGTCGTCATCTTCCTGTTCCTGGGATCCTTCCGCTCGGTGCTGATCCCGATCGTCACCATCCCGCTGTCGATCGTCGGCGCCGCCACCTTCATGCTGGCGCTGGGCTTCTCGCTGAACCTGCTGACCCTGCTGGCGATGGTGCTCGCCATCGGCCTCGTGGTCGACGACGCCATCGTCGTGGTGGAGAACATCCATCGTCACATCGAACATGGCAAATCGGCGGTCGCCGCCTCATTGATCGGCGCCCGCGAGATCATCGGACCGGTCATCTCGATGACCATCACGCTGGCGGCGGTCTATGCCCCGATCGGCCTGCTGGGCGGGCTGACCGGCGCGCTGTTCCGCGAATTCGCCTTCACGCTCGCCGCCTCGGTGATCGTGTCGGGCGTCGTCGCCCTGACCCTGTCGCCGATGATGTGCTCGGTCATCCTGAAGGAGGGAAAGCCGGGCCGCTTCGCCGCCTTCCTCGACCGCCAGTTCGAGAGGCTGGCGGACTGGTACGAGCGGCGGCTGGACGGCATGCTGGACTATCGCGCGGCGACCCTGCTGTTCGCGCTGGGCGTCCTGCTGTCGGTCGGCTACCTGTTCGCCCACACCATGTCCGAACTGGCGCCGGAAGAGGATCAGGGCATCCTGTTCGGCATCTCCAAGGGGCCGCAATACGCCAACCTCGATTACATCGACAGCTTCGGCAAGCAGATCGACGACACCTTCGCCAAGTTCCCGGAGACCGACACCCGCTTCGTGCTGACCGGCCTGCCGACGCTGAACCAGGGCTTCGCCGGCATGATCCTGAAGCCATGGGCCGAGCGCGCGCGTTCGGCCAAGCAGCTTCAACCGCTGGCCCAGGCCGAGCTTGGCAAGGTGACGGGCATCAACGTGTTCCTGGTGTCGCCGCCCGCCCTGCCCGGCTCCACCGGCGGCCTGCCGGTGCAGATGGTGATCTCCAGCCCCGGCGATTACCGCACCATCTTCGACGCCATCGAGCGGATCAAGGAGGCCGCCACCAAGAGCGGCATGTTCATCGTCACCGACACCGACCTGCAATATGACAGCCCGGTCGTCCGGCTGAAGATCGACCGCGCCAAGGCGGCCGACCTCGGCCTGTCGATGCAGGCGGTGGGCAACACGCTGGCGGTGCTGGCCGGCGGCAACTACGTCAACCGCTTCAACCTCAACGGCCGCTCCTACGAGGTCATCCCGCAGGTGCCGCGCGCCGACCGGCTGACGCCGGAGTCGCTGGCCGGCTTCTACGTCACCTCCGGCTCCGGCACCCAGATCCCGCTGTCCACCGTGGTTTCGGTCGAAACCGGGGTGGGGCCGAACGCGCTGAACAAGTACAACCAGCTGCCGTCCGCCACCTTCTCCGCCGTGCCGATGCCGGGCGTGTCGATGGGACAGGCCGTCGCCTTCCTGGAGGAGCAGGCCCGGCTCCAACTGCCGGCCGGCTTCAACCATGCCTATCTGTCCGAATCGCGGCAGTTCGTGACGGAAGGCAACCAGCTGATGATCACCTTCGCCTTCGCCCTGATCGTGATCTATCTGGTGCTGGCGGCACAGTTCGAGTCGCTGCGCGATCCGCTGGTGATCCTGGTCTCGGTGCCGATGTCGATCTGCGGCGCGCTGCTGCCGCTGTTCTTCGGCGTCGCCACCATGAACATCTACACCCAGGTCGGCTTGGTGACGCTGATCGGCCTGATCTCCAAGCATGGCATCCTGCTGGTGGAGTTCGCCCGCGAGATGCAGCTGA
It encodes:
- a CDS encoding multidrug efflux RND transporter permease subunit, which encodes MGSFTDIFIRRPILSVVVSLLILLVGARAMLELPIRQYPQLQNTVITVTTSYPGASPELMQGFIATPIEQAVATAEGLDYLTSSSTQGQSVVTAYVRLNFDPNVAMTDVMAKVQQVKYQLPREANDPIILKSTGETTSILYMGFSSPDLPEAAISDYLTRVVQPVLSTVNGVAQAKILGGQTFAMRLWLDPVKMAARGISPADVSAAISSNNFQSAPGQTKGVFVITNVTTNTGLTDVEQFRDMVVKAKDGALVRMRDIATVELSSKSFDASVAMNGQQAVFIGVDSTPTGNPLNIVEDIRKMEPDLRRNLPPGMKMEIVYDSTRFIQASIDEVVKTLVEAVAIVIVVIFLFLGSFRSVLIPIVTIPLSIVGAATFMLALGFSLNLLTLLAMVLAIGLVVDDAIVVVENIHRHIEHGKSAVAASLIGAREIIGPVISMTITLAAVYAPIGLLGGLTGALFREFAFTLAASVIVSGVVALTLSPMMCSVILKEGKPGRFAAFLDRQFERLADWYERRLDGMLDYRAATLLFALGVLLSVGYLFAHTMSELAPEEDQGILFGISKGPQYANLDYIDSFGKQIDDTFAKFPETDTRFVLTGLPTLNQGFAGMILKPWAERARSAKQLQPLAQAELGKVTGINVFLVSPPALPGSTGGLPVQMVISSPGDYRTIFDAIERIKEAATKSGMFIVTDTDLQYDSPVVRLKIDRAKAADLGLSMQAVGNTLAVLAGGNYVNRFNLNGRSYEVIPQVPRADRLTPESLAGFYVTSGSGTQIPLSTVVSVETGVGPNALNKYNQLPSATFSAVPMPGVSMGQAVAFLEEQARLQLPAGFNHAYLSESRQFVTEGNQLMITFAFALIVIYLVLAAQFESLRDPLVILVSVPMSICGALLPLFFGVATMNIYTQVGLVTLIGLISKHGILLVEFAREMQLNEGVDRRTAIEHAARVRLRPILMTTAAMVVGLLPLLTAAGAGAASRFSIGLVIVAGMLIGTLFTLFVLPAVYTLLAKDHYAASRSTREEQLRSLS